In Phenylobacterium koreense, one DNA window encodes the following:
- a CDS encoding NADP-dependent malic enzyme: protein MDDALRRAALAYHQLGRPGKLSVEPTKPMATQRDLALAYSPGVAAACNAIVEDAAWAERLTARGNLVAVITNGTAVLGLGNIGPLASKPVMEGKAVLFKKFAGIDVFDLEVDASDPARFVEVVAALEPTFGGINLEDIKAPECFTIERQLRARMNIPVFHDDQHGTAIVCAAAVRNALTIQGKSLGEVKLVTSGAGAAALACVDLLVSMGLPADNVTLTDINGVVRKDRGDLTPELARYARDTNAQTLPEVLSGADIFLGLSAPRVFKPEWLPLLAKNPMILALANPEPEIRPEDVLAARPDAIVATGRSDYPNQVNNVLCFPFIFRGALDVGATEINEAMKKAAAEAIAELARVEASEVVASAYAGQAPLFGRDYVIPKPFDPRLILEIAPAVAKAAMDSGVARRPIADFDAYRTELEGYVYRSGQLMRPVFAQARDCKRRIAYAEGEDERVLRAVQTVADEQLARPVLVGRRHVIEAKIRELGLRLVIDRDMEIFDPENDLIEDIAAEYRAIVERRGVPAAAASRRVTNRPTVGASMLLRRGLVDGALVGGSGDWWRHFTYALPVVPLRPGVSRASALSCVILPKGALFFCDTHVNVDPTAEQIAEATILAAEAVRGFGVTPKVALLSHSSFGSSNSPSARKMRQALAIIHEAAPGLDVDGEMHGDAALSEQVRGRYISGGAFSGDANLLIAPSLDAANIALTLLSAATEAVEVGPMLLGLSKPLHVLSPAATVRGIVNMTALVASQAAGTHAGAVA, encoded by the coding sequence TTGGACGACGCCCTGCGGCGCGCTGCGCTCGCCTATCACCAGCTTGGACGCCCCGGGAAGCTCAGCGTCGAACCCACCAAGCCGATGGCGACTCAGCGGGACCTGGCCCTGGCCTATTCGCCCGGCGTCGCTGCGGCCTGCAACGCCATCGTCGAGGATGCGGCCTGGGCCGAACGGCTCACGGCCCGCGGCAACCTCGTCGCCGTCATCACCAACGGCACCGCGGTCCTGGGGCTCGGCAACATCGGGCCACTGGCCTCCAAGCCCGTGATGGAAGGCAAGGCCGTCCTCTTCAAGAAGTTCGCCGGTATCGACGTCTTCGACCTGGAGGTCGACGCCTCCGACCCGGCCCGCTTCGTAGAGGTGGTCGCGGCCCTCGAACCGACCTTCGGCGGCATCAACCTCGAGGACATCAAGGCCCCCGAATGCTTCACCATCGAGCGCCAGTTGCGCGCGCGGATGAACATTCCGGTCTTCCATGACGACCAGCACGGCACGGCCATCGTCTGCGCCGCCGCGGTCCGCAACGCCCTGACGATCCAGGGCAAGTCGCTCGGCGAGGTGAAGCTCGTCACCTCCGGCGCCGGCGCCGCGGCGCTCGCCTGCGTCGATCTGCTGGTCAGCATGGGCCTGCCCGCCGACAACGTCACCCTGACCGACATCAACGGCGTGGTCCGCAAGGATCGCGGCGACCTGACGCCGGAGCTCGCCCGCTATGCGCGCGACACCAACGCCCAGACCCTGCCGGAGGTGCTGTCGGGCGCGGACATCTTCCTGGGCCTCTCGGCCCCCCGGGTGTTCAAGCCCGAGTGGCTGCCGCTGCTGGCCAAGAACCCGATGATCCTGGCCCTGGCCAATCCGGAGCCGGAGATCCGGCCCGAGGACGTCCTGGCCGCCCGGCCCGACGCCATCGTCGCCACCGGCCGCTCGGACTATCCGAACCAGGTCAACAACGTCCTCTGCTTCCCGTTCATCTTCCGCGGCGCCCTCGACGTCGGCGCAACCGAGATCAACGAGGCCATGAAGAAGGCCGCCGCCGAGGCTATCGCCGAACTCGCCCGCGTCGAGGCCAGCGAGGTCGTCGCCAGCGCCTATGCCGGCCAGGCTCCGCTGTTCGGCCGCGACTATGTGATCCCCAAGCCCTTCGATCCGCGCCTGATCCTCGAGATCGCGCCGGCCGTCGCCAAGGCGGCCATGGACTCCGGCGTCGCCCGCCGGCCGATCGCCGACTTCGACGCCTACCGCACCGAGCTCGAAGGCTACGTCTATCGTTCGGGCCAACTCATGCGCCCGGTCTTCGCCCAGGCCCGCGACTGCAAGCGCCGCATCGCCTATGCCGAGGGCGAGGACGAGCGGGTCCTGCGGGCGGTCCAGACCGTCGCCGACGAACAGCTCGCCCGGCCTGTGCTGGTCGGCCGCCGCCACGTCATCGAGGCTAAGATACGCGAGCTCGGTCTTCGCCTCGTCATCGACCGCGACATGGAGATCTTCGATCCGGAGAACGATCTGATCGAGGACATCGCCGCCGAATACCGCGCCATCGTCGAGCGTCGCGGCGTGCCGGCGGCCGCGGCCAGCCGGCGGGTCACCAACCGTCCGACCGTGGGCGCCTCCATGCTGCTTCGCCGCGGCCTGGTCGACGGGGCCCTGGTGGGCGGCAGCGGCGACTGGTGGCGCCACTTCACCTACGCCCTGCCGGTGGTGCCGCTGCGGCCGGGGGTCTCGCGCGCGTCGGCCTTGTCCTGCGTGATCCTGCCCAAGGGCGCGCTGTTCTTCTGCGACACCCACGTCAACGTCGATCCCACCGCTGAGCAGATCGCCGAGGCGACCATCCTGGCGGCCGAGGCGGTGCGCGGCTTCGGCGTCACCCCGAAGGTGGCGCTGCTCTCGCACTCCAGCTTCGGCTCCTCGAACTCGCCCTCGGCCCGCAAGATGCGCCAGGCCCTGGCCATCATCCACGAAGCGGCGCCCGGCCTCGACGTGGACGGCGAGATGCACGGCGATGCGGCCCTCTCCGAGCAGGTCCGCGGCCGCTACATCTCCGGCGGCGCCTTCTCGGGCGACGCCAACCTGCTGATCGCGCCCTCGCTGGATGCGGCCAACATCGCGCTCACCCTGCTCAGCGCCGCCACCGAGGCGGTCGAGGTGGGGCCGATGCTGCTGGGCCTCTCCAAGCCGCTGCACGTGCTCAGCCCGGCCGCTACCGTCCGCGGGATCGTCAACATGACAGCCCTTGTGGCCAGCCAGGCGGCCGGAACCCACGCAGGAGCCGTTGCCTGA
- a CDS encoding PilZ domain-containing protein — protein MTEPDYSDRREHPREPTNLRARVFYGQGMAHWADCTIVDLSKGGARLQISSIYPLPSRFVLLQLLGGVVYDVRVRWRRGDMTGVSFDARTEIEGSSEERLAGVQKAWLALRAA, from the coding sequence GTGACCGAGCCCGACTATTCCGATCGCAGAGAACACCCTCGCGAACCGACCAACCTGCGCGCCAGAGTGTTCTATGGCCAGGGCATGGCCCACTGGGCCGATTGCACCATCGTGGACCTGAGCAAGGGCGGCGCGCGCCTGCAGATTTCCTCGATCTATCCCCTGCCCTCGCGCTTCGTGCTGCTGCAACTGCTCGGCGGTGTCGTCTACGACGTGCGCGTGCGCTGGCGGCGGGGCGACATGACCGGCGTATCCTTCGATGCGCGCACCGAGATCGAGGGCAGCTCCGAAGAGCGCCTGGCCGGCGTGCAGAAGGCCTGGCTGGCTCTGCGGGCGGCCTAA
- a CDS encoding DUF1272 domain-containing protein translates to MLLLKPNCECCGKDLPPAAGDARICSFECTFCAACAEGVLQGACPNCGGGFAPRPIRPASLLARYPASSERVVPGCSPIGEAD, encoded by the coding sequence ATGCTCTTGCTCAAGCCGAACTGCGAATGCTGTGGCAAGGACCTGCCGCCCGCCGCTGGCGACGCCCGTATCTGCAGCTTCGAATGCACCTTCTGCGCCGCCTGCGCCGAAGGCGTCCTGCAGGGCGCCTGCCCCAACTGCGGCGGCGGCTTCGCGCCGCGCCCGATCAGGCCCGCGAGCCTTCTAGCCCGCTACCCGGCGTCATCGGAGCGTGTGGTCCCTGGATGCTCCCCGATTGGGGAAGCTGACTGA
- a CDS encoding ABC transporter permease, translated as MNLALRFAARELRSGVKGFRIFLACLALGVAAIAAAGSTAEAFRQGLASQAREILGGDLAVTVDQRRFTPAERAAIERAGRVSWAVGSRAMAEAPSGERRLVELRGVSAAYPLAGAVTLESGGDLQQAIRPAADGAAGAVIERVLLERLALHVGDRILVGELPVEIRGVLVQEPDRLSRGFALGPRVLVQRQAVERGGFLQPGLPFLETARIALPQGVSPVEARKAMRKTIKDRTVRMRDRQDATPGVSWLIDQLEYFLGFIGLASLVAGGLGVFGAVSAFLEERKPSIAVLKALGAEGDFIRNLYLAQIGVLALLGVAVGVALGAAAPFVLAGLIPKDLTVPALFAVYPEPLLRAAAFGLLSAAAFSLAPLARARATPPASLFRRDVGARLAWSGETIAAALAALGLAVLSVLTAPTPLAAGLMIGGVAVSFLLLWWLGRLATRLAGRLRGGARGMVRMGLANLAGPRSAARTAAPAIGLGVGLLAAVVLIQSSLLRQVAEVAPRTAPAIVFTEIPGAEAARFDQAVAAAFGQPLTAGNYLRAPFLTGRIVRIKDRPVDRKSIPERQRWAFDNDVSISAIGAKPRGADIVEGEWWPADYRGPPLLAMEVEAARAAGLGLGDDVTLSVLGREIEAKLAVLRKVDVGGFGPSFPLILTPASLEGADLRHVAIAKADRAQEARVTRALGRDFPEVNVISVREQLEAATDLFDRLALAIRAAAAVAALAGLLVLTGAIAARAQARTREASILKVLGATRLQVLGAYVLEYGAVGLIAGVTGVGLGCLAAWPVVTQIFKAQWAVDWSGVFLLVFGAALLAGLGGLFATLHALAKRPAAALRTE; from the coding sequence ATGAACCTCGCCCTGCGCTTTGCGGCCCGTGAGCTGCGCTCGGGCGTCAAGGGTTTTCGGATCTTCCTGGCCTGCCTGGCGCTGGGCGTCGCCGCCATCGCCGCGGCCGGCTCGACCGCCGAGGCGTTCCGGCAGGGCCTGGCCTCGCAAGCCCGCGAGATCCTCGGCGGCGACCTGGCGGTCACCGTCGACCAGCGGCGCTTCACCCCGGCCGAGCGCGCGGCCATCGAGCGGGCGGGGCGCGTCTCATGGGCGGTCGGCAGCCGCGCCATGGCCGAGGCCCCGTCCGGCGAGCGCCGGCTGGTGGAGCTGCGGGGGGTCAGCGCCGCCTATCCTCTCGCAGGCGCAGTCACGCTTGAGAGCGGCGGCGACCTGCAGCAGGCGATCCGTCCTGCGGCCGATGGCGCCGCCGGCGCGGTCATCGAGCGGGTGCTGCTGGAGCGCCTGGCCCTTCACGTCGGCGACCGCATTCTGGTCGGCGAGCTGCCGGTGGAGATCCGCGGCGTGTTGGTGCAGGAGCCCGATCGCCTGTCGCGTGGCTTCGCCCTCGGCCCGCGGGTCCTGGTTCAGCGCCAGGCGGTGGAGAGGGGCGGTTTCCTCCAGCCCGGCCTGCCGTTCCTGGAAACCGCCAGGATCGCCCTGCCGCAGGGCGTCTCCCCGGTGGAGGCCCGCAAGGCCATGCGCAAGACGATCAAGGACCGCACCGTGCGGATGCGCGACCGCCAGGACGCCACGCCCGGCGTGAGCTGGCTGATCGACCAGCTCGAATACTTCCTCGGCTTCATTGGTCTCGCCTCCCTGGTGGCAGGTGGCCTCGGCGTCTTCGGGGCGGTCTCGGCCTTCCTTGAAGAGCGCAAGCCCTCGATCGCGGTGCTGAAGGCCCTGGGCGCCGAGGGCGACTTCATCCGCAACCTCTATCTCGCCCAGATCGGGGTCCTGGCGCTGCTGGGCGTCGCCGTCGGCGTGGCGCTGGGCGCGGCCGCGCCGTTCGTGCTCGCCGGCCTGATCCCGAAGGACCTCACCGTGCCGGCCCTGTTCGCGGTCTATCCGGAGCCGCTGCTGCGCGCCGCCGCCTTTGGCCTGCTGTCGGCGGCGGCCTTCTCCCTGGCGCCCCTGGCCCGGGCCCGCGCCACCCCGCCGGCCAGTCTCTTCCGCCGCGACGTCGGCGCGCGCCTGGCCTGGAGCGGCGAGACCATCGCCGCCGCCTTGGCCGCCCTGGGGCTGGCGGTCCTTTCGGTCCTGACCGCCCCGACTCCGCTGGCCGCCGGCCTGATGATCGGCGGCGTGGCCGTGTCGTTCCTGCTGCTCTGGTGGCTGGGGCGGCTGGCGACGCGCCTGGCCGGCCGGCTGCGAGGCGGCGCGCGCGGCATGGTCCGCATGGGCCTGGCCAACCTCGCAGGGCCACGCTCAGCCGCCCGCACCGCCGCCCCGGCCATCGGCCTCGGCGTCGGACTGCTGGCCGCCGTCGTGCTGATCCAGTCGAGCCTGCTGCGTCAGGTCGCCGAGGTCGCGCCCCGCACCGCCCCGGCCATAGTCTTCACCGAGATCCCCGGCGCGGAAGCCGCCCGCTTCGACCAGGCGGTGGCCGCCGCCTTCGGTCAGCCCCTGACCGCCGGCAACTATCTGCGCGCCCCGTTCCTCACCGGCCGCATCGTCCGCATCAAGGACCGTCCGGTGGACCGCAAATCCATCCCCGAACGCCAGCGCTGGGCCTTCGACAACGACGTCTCCATCTCCGCCATCGGCGCTAAGCCGCGCGGCGCCGACATCGTCGAGGGCGAGTGGTGGCCGGCCGACTATCGCGGCCCGCCCCTGCTCGCCATGGAGGTCGAGGCCGCCAGGGCCGCCGGACTGGGGCTCGGCGACGACGTCACCCTCTCGGTGCTCGGCCGCGAGATCGAGGCGAAGCTCGCCGTCCTGCGCAAGGTGGACGTCGGCGGCTTCGGGCCGAGCTTCCCCCTGATCCTTACCCCAGCCTCTCTGGAGGGAGCGGACCTGCGCCACGTCGCCATCGCCAAGGCCGACCGCGCCCAGGAGGCCCGCGTCACCCGCGCCCTCGGCCGCGATTTCCCGGAGGTGAACGTGATCTCGGTGCGCGAGCAGTTGGAGGCGGCCACCGATCTCTTCGACCGGCTGGCCCTGGCGATCCGCGCCGCCGCCGCGGTGGCGGCCCTGGCCGGCCTGCTGGTCCTGACCGGCGCCATCGCCGCCCGCGCCCAGGCGCGCACCCGCGAGGCCTCGATCCTCAAGGTGCTGGGCGCTACCCGGCTGCAGGTGCTGGGCGCCTATGTCCTGGAGTACGGCGCGGTCGGCCTGATCGCCGGCGTCACCGGTGTCGGCCTCGGCTGTCTGGCCGCCTGGCCGGTGGTCACCCAGATCTTCAAGGCGCAGTGGGCGGTGGACTGGTCGGGCGTGTTTCTGTTGGTCTTCGGAGCAGCGCTGCTGGCCGGTCTCGGCGGACTTTTCGCCACCCTGCACGCCCTCGCCAAGCGACCTGCGGCCGCCCTTCGAACAGAGTGA
- a CDS encoding ABC transporter ATP-binding protein, whose product MSDTPPLVLRNVSLTLPSAAGPVEILKDLSFSVAPRERIAITGPSGSGKSSLIAVAAGLEQPTAGSVELLGRELARLDEDGRARLRRGKVSLVFQAFHLLPNMTALENVAAPMEIAGLANAEATARAWLDRVGLSARQRHYPHQLSGGEQQRVALARALAPRPALLFADEPTGNLDASNAARVADLLFGLVAEEGAAMVLVTHDPALAGRADRQVRLAGGHT is encoded by the coding sequence CCGTCGGCCGCCGGCCCCGTGGAGATCCTCAAGGACTTGAGCTTTTCGGTGGCGCCCCGCGAGCGCATCGCCATCACTGGTCCCTCGGGCTCTGGCAAGTCCAGCCTGATCGCCGTGGCCGCCGGCCTGGAACAGCCCACCGCCGGCAGCGTCGAGCTGCTGGGCCGGGAACTGGCGCGGCTGGACGAGGATGGCCGCGCCCGGCTGCGGCGGGGCAAGGTCTCCCTGGTCTTCCAGGCCTTCCACCTCTTGCCCAACATGACCGCCCTGGAGAACGTCGCCGCGCCCATGGAGATCGCCGGCCTGGCCAATGCCGAGGCGACGGCGCGCGCCTGGCTCGACCGCGTCGGGCTTTCGGCCCGCCAGCGGCACTATCCGCATCAGCTTTCCGGCGGCGAGCAGCAGCGCGTGGCCCTGGCGCGTGCGCTCGCCCCGCGGCCGGCCCTGCTGTTCGCCGACGAGCCCACCGGCAATCTCGACGCGTCCAACGCCGCCAGGGTCGCCGACCTGCTCTTCGGCCTGGTGGCGGAGGAGGGGGCGGCCATGGTGCTCGTCACCCACGACCCGGCGCTGGCCGGTCGCGCCGACCGCCAGGTGCGCCTCGCCGGCGGCCACACATGA